One Salmo trutta chromosome 12, fSalTru1.1, whole genome shotgun sequence genomic region harbors:
- the LOC115203727 gene encoding uncharacterized protein LOC115203727, with translation MASKYITEFAISTSPEREQQLHDQDYDKINVNLSKGTSSATRVYIWFRKGTGKPITRVQFSFTVEMEDELKKARYTELPENLNSGIDGDVIHLWYSSGASPKYDIPLVDLFLNTNEKEEANQFKLGWERLPCNLNRSNSGDFITLWLKRKSETYICDIAATTSFQEDINLFNDGYIRLDEDLNRGSGGNPIFLWYRQSTATGGGLTEMNASVNHDQDSSLDMSGFTMVNVNLNAGRNGQSVMVWFKKDGSLPIKALTVTSNPDVTGPYMEAGLILIDKNLNAGNNGMPLFLWYGK, from the coding sequence ATGGCttctaaatacatcacagaaTTTGCAATCTCCACTAGCCCTGAAAGGGAACAACAGCTTCATGACCAAGACTATGACAAGATAAATGTTAACCTCAGTAAAGGCACTTCATCCGCCACCAGAGTTTACATCTGGTTCAGAAAGGGCACTGGTAAACCCATCACCAGAGTCCAGTTTTCATTCACTGTTGAAATGGAAGAtgaattgaaaaaagcaaggtaCACTGAGCTCCCAGAAAACCTCAACTCTGGAATAGACGGAGACGTCATCCATCTGTGGTACTCTAGTGGTGCAAGCCCTAAGTATGACATTCCCTTGGTTGATCTCTTCCTCAACACTAATGAGAAGGAAGAGGCCAATCAATTCAAACTCGGCTGGGAAAGGCTACCATGCAATCTGAACCGCAGTAACTCAGGAGATTTCATCACCCTCTGGTTGAAGCGAAAGAGTGAGACCTACATCTGTGACATTGCTGCCACCACCTCATTCCAAGAAGACATCAACCTTTTCAACGACGGCTACATCCGGCTGGATGAAGATCTCAATAGAGGTTCTGGAGGAAACCCTATCTTCCTCTGGTACCGTCAATCCACCGCAACGGGCGGCGGGCTCACCGAGATGAATGCATCCGTCAACCATGATCAGGATTCCAGCCTAGATATGAGTGGTTTCACCATGGTGAATGTTAACCTCAATGCGGGAAGAAACGGTCAGTCAGTGATGGTCTGGTTCAAGAAAGATGGATCTCTCCCAATCAAGGCCTTGACCGTTACATCCAACCCTGATGTAACTGGCCCTTATATGGAGGCCGGCTTGATCCTCATCGATAAAAATCTGAATGCTGGCAACAATGGTATGCCCCTCTTCCTCTGGTATGGCAAATAA